One part of the Bacteroidia bacterium genome encodes these proteins:
- a CDS encoding TIGR02117 family protein — protein sequence MNGFKKKLRLALRLLLIIPLMVGLYILTAWIMTFFRSNPEADNTKGDIEIRVVSNGVHTDILLPAISGSHSWFTLFDPANTVVADSNYGFVAIGWGDKKFYTETPAWKDLSLATALQAAFGLGTGALHITHYSDPPAEGERCKIIRLSAAAYKKLVHSISEDVIMRGDKASRVAHPGYGENDAFYDAGCRYNLFRTCNVWTGQKLRDAGVGVAPWTPFTWGVFARL from the coding sequence ATGAACGGATTCAAAAAAAAGCTTCGCCTCGCGCTTCGCCTGCTCCTGATTATTCCCCTGATGGTTGGCCTCTATATCCTGACAGCATGGATCATGACTTTTTTCCGATCCAACCCTGAGGCGGATAATACAAAAGGTGACATTGAGATTCGTGTGGTATCCAACGGAGTGCACACAGACATTCTCCTGCCTGCGATTTCCGGTTCACACTCCTGGTTCACACTCTTTGACCCCGCAAATACGGTTGTTGCGGACAGCAATTACGGCTTTGTGGCCATTGGATGGGGTGATAAAAAATTTTATACTGAAACACCCGCCTGGAAAGATCTCAGCCTGGCTACAGCTTTGCAGGCAGCATTCGGGCTGGGTACAGGAGCATTGCACATTACTCATTATAGTGATCCGCCTGCAGAGGGGGAACGATGCAAGATCATCCGGCTTAGCGCTGCCGCGTATAAAAAACTGGTTCACAGTATTTCTGAAGATGTGATAATGCGGGGTGACAAGGCTTCCAGAGTGGCACATCCCGGTTATGGGGAAAACGATGCATTTTATGATGCCGGATGCAGGTATAATCTTTTCAGGACCTGTAACGTTTGGACAGGTCAGAAACTCAGGGATGCAGGAGTAGGAGTGGCCCCCTGGACTCCCTTTACCTGGGGCGTCTTTGCCAGGCTCTAG
- a CDS encoding PD40 domain-containing protein: MKKVFAFVLVLLSSGMFLFSQKSKDVTPKGANDKFVNGNYEDALEDYLVLLNQEPKNEKYNYRTGVCYLNSNVSKAKAVPYLEIVTRITKTEFDAWYLLGRAYMFAFRYDDAIKTFNAFKDMNKGKLENINDVARQIQFCLNAKELLNFGMDMSFDNLGAGVNSEYNDFYPFIPSDESFLIFNSRRPEGGEEKQPDGAYTSRIYISKVKDGIFMNAQPLGKLVEGRYDHEEVIGLSSKGDILLIYAEDFDGNGDIFISYSDESRNFKTATKLPETINSSKGAEIAASISSDGSTIYFASDRSGGLGGTDLYMSKKLPNGSWGPAQNLGPTVNTPKNEDFPNISPDSKTLFFSSDGHTSMGGYDIFKAEADPSTGHFGQPRNLGFPINSSADNMNFRISDNGRYGYIAALREKGLGDYDIYRVTFNEVDPEYTVFTGIVGVNGGKKVVNYTDVLITVTNSSSQEIVGNYLPNPFSGKYVIILPPGEYEIMVDAPGYVGSIEKIKVLDKSSYVREIQKDIMLNVK, translated from the coding sequence ATGAAAAAGGTTTTTGCATTTGTTCTTGTCCTGCTCAGTTCAGGCATGTTTTTGTTCTCCCAGAAATCCAAGGATGTGACACCGAAAGGGGCCAATGACAAATTTGTGAATGGCAATTACGAAGATGCCCTGGAGGATTATCTTGTGCTCCTAAATCAGGAACCCAAAAATGAAAAGTACAACTACCGGACCGGAGTCTGCTACCTGAATTCCAATGTGAGCAAAGCAAAAGCAGTTCCTTATCTGGAGATTGTGACCCGGATTACTAAAACAGAGTTCGATGCGTGGTACCTGCTTGGAAGAGCTTATATGTTCGCGTTCCGCTACGACGATGCCATAAAAACATTTAATGCCTTCAAGGATATGAATAAAGGCAAACTGGAAAATATTAACGACGTGGCCCGCCAGATCCAGTTCTGCCTCAATGCGAAAGAACTTCTCAATTTCGGAATGGACATGTCGTTCGATAACCTGGGTGCCGGAGTGAATTCGGAGTACAATGATTTTTATCCCTTCATTCCGTCGGACGAATCCTTTCTGATCTTCAATAGCCGCAGACCGGAAGGCGGAGAAGAAAAACAGCCGGATGGTGCCTATACCAGTCGCATCTACATCTCCAAAGTAAAAGATGGTATTTTTATGAACGCCCAGCCCCTGGGAAAATTGGTGGAAGGACGGTATGATCATGAGGAAGTGATCGGGCTGTCTTCCAAAGGAGACATCCTGCTGATCTATGCGGAAGATTTTGACGGCAACGGAGATATTTTTATTTCTTATTCCGATGAAAGCAGGAATTTTAAAACCGCCACCAAGCTCCCGGAAACAATCAATTCTTCCAAAGGAGCAGAAATCGCTGCGTCTATCTCCTCTGATGGAAGTACGATCTATTTTGCAAGCGACCGCAGCGGAGGATTGGGCGGCACAGATCTGTATATGAGCAAAAAACTTCCGAACGGAAGCTGGGGGCCCGCACAAAACCTGGGACCAACAGTTAATACTCCCAAAAACGAGGATTTCCCCAATATTTCCCCGGACTCAAAAACACTTTTTTTTAGTTCAGACGGACATACTTCCATGGGAGGATATGATATCTTCAAAGCGGAGGCAGATCCTTCTACCGGCCATTTCGGACAGCCGAGAAACCTGGGGTTTCCCATCAATAGCTCAGCGGATAACATGAACTTCCGTATCTCTGACAACGGACGATACGGCTATATTGCCGCCCTGCGTGAAAAGGGACTCGGTGATTATGATATATACCGGGTTACGTTCAATGAAGTTGATCCCGAATACACTGTTTTTACCGGTATCGTGGGAGTGAACGGCGGAAAAAAGGTAGTGAATTACACCGATGTGCTCATTACTGTGACCAATTCCTCCTCGCAGGAGATTGTCGGTAACTACCTTCCCAATCCTTTTTCAGGAAAATATGTGATTATTCTCCCCCCAGGAGAGTACGAGATCATGGTTGATGCTCCCGGTTATGTTGGCAGCATCGAGAAAATAAAGGTGCTGGATAAAAGTTCCTATGTCAGGGAGATACAGAAAGATATAATGCTGAACGTGAAGTAG
- a CDS encoding rhomboid family intramembrane serine protease: MIIPLTYIIIGATILVSVKALSDRSLQYRFMLIPSQMSGGNGMYRLFSHALVHADYFHLFFNMFALFMFGRNADAGGAGVEMNYALYFGVWKGALFYLLLYVGGIMVSAFPSYEKHKRNTGYMSLGASGAVSAVVFSYIVMDPLAGFGLLFIPVSIPAWIFGAAYLAYSWYRAGRSADHIDHYAHFWGSVYGLIFTILIRPSFAAEFVEAIGSYFGYGF, from the coding sequence ATGATAATACCCCTTACATATATTATCATTGGCGCAACTATCCTGGTTTCTGTTAAGGCACTCTCCGACAGAAGTCTGCAGTACCGGTTCATGCTGATTCCCTCACAGATGAGCGGGGGAAATGGGATGTATCGCCTCTTTTCGCATGCATTGGTTCATGCCGATTATTTCCATCTTTTCTTCAATATGTTCGCGCTTTTTATGTTCGGACGCAATGCCGATGCCGGAGGTGCGGGAGTAGAGATGAATTACGCGCTATACTTCGGAGTGTGGAAAGGTGCGCTGTTTTATTTACTTCTGTATGTGGGAGGAATTATGGTTTCAGCGTTTCCTTCCTACGAAAAGCATAAGCGCAATACCGGGTACATGTCGCTCGGAGCATCTGGAGCAGTAAGCGCCGTTGTTTTTTCCTACATCGTGATGGACCCTCTCGCCGGCTTCGGTCTTCTGTTTATTCCGGTGAGCATCCCTGCCTGGATATTCGGTGCGGCTTACCTGGCCTACAGCTGGTACCGTGCAGGAAGGTCGGCCGATCATATTGATCATTACGCCCACTTTTGGGGTTCCGTATACGGCCTTATCTTTACCATCCTGATCCGCCCCTCGTTTGCTGCAGAATTTGTGGAAGCGATCGGATCTTATTTCGGATATGGATTCTAA
- a CDS encoding HAD family hydrolase yields MDSKAIFLDRDGVVNRERSFTWKLEDFEILPGFVPALKIWQAKGYRFIIVSNQSGIAKGLYRQEDTELLHSHLVKEMAAEGIEFDEIYYCVHHPDVSACICRKPDSLFIEKALSRFRLKASACYFIGDKDRDVEAARKAGVTGILIEANRSLLEIIQLID; encoded by the coding sequence ATGGATTCTAAAGCAATTTTTCTGGACCGCGACGGGGTAGTGAACCGTGAAAGGAGTTTTACCTGGAAATTGGAGGATTTTGAAATTCTGCCAGGTTTTGTGCCTGCCTTAAAAATATGGCAGGCAAAGGGCTACCGCTTTATTATTGTTTCCAACCAAAGCGGGATCGCCAAGGGGCTGTACCGGCAGGAAGATACGGAGTTGCTTCATTCCCATTTGGTGAAGGAAATGGCCGCCGAGGGTATTGAATTTGACGAGATCTATTACTGCGTACACCATCCCGACGTGTCTGCATGTATCTGCCGGAAGCCGGATTCTCTTTTTATCGAAAAGGCACTCAGCCGGTTCAGACTCAAGGCTTCGGCCTGTTATTTTATCGGAGACAAGGACCGTGACGTTGAAGCCGCCCGAAAGGCGGGTGTTACAGGAATACTTATTGAGGCGAATCGTTCCCTGTTGGAAATAATTCAATTAATTGACTAA
- a CDS encoding aminotransferase class IV family protein — MSLVFQVNYNGNLLSADSPVLRADNRSFRYGDGVFETIRHANGKPQFLAHHVARLKSSLEVLHISFPPALEESSLRSMIVELSARNAVERGGRIRLTVFRKEGGYYTPDSNEGCFLLECDPIDESNYNLNPAGLVVDIFPDFKKQVNKLSSIKSNNAQVPVLAALYKKQNELDDCIILNSNFSIAEAINANVFAVKNGVLYTPPIADGCVDGIMRKQVIHVAKQNRISVYEVSLAMNVLLNSDELFLTNVVSGISWISAYKAKRFTNTMSKMLVEKLNESLE; from the coding sequence ATGTCGCTTGTGTTTCAGGTAAACTATAACGGGAATCTTCTTTCCGCTGATTCTCCGGTCCTGCGAGCCGATAACCGCTCCTTCCGGTACGGCGATGGCGTATTTGAGACTATCCGGCATGCCAATGGAAAGCCCCAGTTCCTGGCGCACCATGTGGCCCGCCTGAAATCTTCTCTGGAAGTGTTGCACATCTCTTTTCCGCCGGCACTCGAAGAAAGCTCACTTCGGTCCATGATCGTGGAGCTTTCCGCCCGGAATGCTGTAGAGAGGGGAGGAAGAATACGGCTTACCGTTTTCCGTAAGGAAGGAGGGTATTATACTCCCGATTCTAATGAAGGGTGTTTTCTTCTTGAGTGTGACCCCATTGACGAGTCGAACTACAACCTTAACCCGGCCGGACTTGTTGTGGACATCTTTCCGGATTTTAAGAAGCAGGTGAATAAACTTTCTTCGATAAAGAGCAATAATGCCCAGGTGCCTGTACTTGCTGCACTCTACAAGAAACAAAATGAGCTGGATGATTGTATCATTCTGAATTCCAATTTCAGTATAGCGGAGGCTATCAACGCTAACGTTTTCGCCGTTAAGAACGGCGTGCTGTATACTCCGCCTATTGCCGATGGCTGTGTCGACGGCATAATGCGCAAACAGGTGATTCATGTGGCTAAGCAAAACAGGATTTCTGTATATGAAGTCTCCCTGGCTATGAACGTATTGTTGAATTCGGACGAGCTGTTCCTGACGAACGTCGTAAGTGGCATCAGCTGGATCTCGGCTTATAAAGCCAAGCGATTCACCAACACCATGAGTAAAATGCTGGTCGAGAAGCTGAACGAAAGCCTCGAGTGA
- a CDS encoding YqgE/AlgH family protein: protein MLFDKIFGNEKPARGMFLVSEPFMMDPNFRRTVVLITEHDEKGTVGFVLNKELEVKPHEAITDFPEFDHPLLLGGPVQKDNLFFIHSLGGRIKGALEITHGLFWGGDYEEVKKLLARGELHAGNVRFFVGYSGWDSGQLDKELEINSWIVARGGPSDLFETPPDDLWKKVLRRMGKDFAVVADLPEDPSLN, encoded by the coding sequence ATGCTCTTCGATAAGATATTCGGAAATGAAAAGCCTGCCAGGGGAATGTTTCTGGTTTCGGAGCCGTTCATGATGGACCCCAACTTCCGCCGAACGGTGGTATTGATTACGGAACACGATGAAAAAGGAACGGTGGGGTTTGTTCTGAACAAGGAACTGGAAGTGAAGCCACACGAAGCCATAACAGATTTTCCGGAATTTGATCACCCTTTGCTGCTGGGCGGGCCGGTGCAGAAAGACAACCTTTTTTTTATTCATAGCCTGGGCGGCCGGATCAAGGGAGCACTGGAGATAACCCACGGATTATTCTGGGGAGGAGATTATGAGGAGGTGAAGAAATTGCTTGCCCGGGGAGAACTTCATGCCGGCAACGTTCGCTTCTTTGTTGGTTATTCGGGTTGGGATAGCGGGCAGTTGGATAAAGAACTGGAGATCAACTCCTGGATCGTTGCACGCGGCGGACCTTCAGATCTCTTTGAAACTCCTCCCGATGATCTCTGGAAAAAAGTACTGCGCAGGATGGGGAAGGATTTTGCTGTTGTGGCCGACCTTCCGGAAGATCCATCACTTAACTGA
- the pdxH gene encoding pyridoxamine 5'-phosphate oxidase, translating into MRAYINKLRHDFGKRELTEEMAGNDPLALFSRWFHEAVEGNIPEPNAMVLSTSGAADFPGGRIVLLRNFGDEGFVFYTNYNSRKSEELKQNPRASLLFFWPHHERQVRIKGTVSQQTEAESDVYFRSRPRESQIGAWISEQSKPVESREDLYSAFMDFDRKYEGKEIPRPPFWGGFIVKPVYYEFWQGRPGRLHDRITFSFSEPVWQRLRLAP; encoded by the coding sequence CTGAGAGCCTATATCAATAAGTTGCGTCACGATTTCGGGAAAAGGGAGTTAACCGAGGAAATGGCAGGGAATGATCCCCTCGCACTTTTTTCAAGATGGTTCCATGAAGCGGTGGAAGGAAATATCCCCGAACCGAATGCCATGGTGTTGTCTACTTCAGGTGCAGCGGATTTTCCGGGTGGACGTATTGTGCTCCTCCGAAATTTCGGGGATGAGGGTTTTGTGTTCTATACGAATTACAATTCCCGTAAGAGTGAAGAACTGAAACAGAACCCGCGGGCCTCGCTCTTATTTTTCTGGCCCCACCACGAACGACAGGTCAGAATAAAGGGAACCGTTTCACAACAAACTGAAGCGGAAAGCGATGTCTATTTCCGGTCGCGGCCCAGAGAATCACAAATCGGCGCCTGGATTTCGGAACAAAGCAAGCCGGTTGAATCTCGGGAGGATCTTTACAGCGCATTCATGGACTTTGACCGTAAGTACGAGGGAAAAGAAATTCCACGACCTCCTTTTTGGGGAGGTTTCATTGTAAAACCTGTGTATTATGAATTCTGGCAGGGACGACCCGGACGCTTACACGACCGTATCACGTTTTCTTTTTCGGAGCCTGTATGGCAAAGGCTCCGGTTGGCTCCCTGA
- a CDS encoding SPFH domain-containing protein — MGLFDKIKGEFIDIIEWVDNTQDTMIWKFPRYQDEIKMGAKLTVRESQVALFLNEGKIADVFEPGMHTLTTQNMPIMTTLRGWKYGFNSPFKADVYFVSKKNFPNLKWGTKNPITLEDQRFGFVEFRAFGNYSMKVDDGPKFFREIAGTNPDFDTAKIQEQLRTWVVREITDALGESGIPIEKIAGSVNELSDLVQSKVGNRFDTYGLKVTDLSVENVSMPEELKKEIFELSRLSKIDINKLAQMKAAKSIETAAQNQGAMGGAMGMGMGFGMGNMMANVMGGMMNPQQQQNTNMPPPPPVLQFFVAVNGQQSGPFTMEQLGQAATAGQFKKESLVWKAGMSGWLPAEQVPELAAVFNQVPPPPPPPAG; from the coding sequence ATGGGACTCTTTGACAAAATTAAAGGTGAATTTATTGACATCATCGAATGGGTTGACAACACTCAGGATACGATGATCTGGAAATTTCCCCGTTACCAGGACGAGATCAAAATGGGGGCGAAACTGACGGTACGTGAATCGCAGGTGGCATTATTTCTGAATGAAGGGAAGATCGCCGACGTGTTTGAACCGGGGATGCACACTCTCACCACACAGAACATGCCCATCATGACCACGTTGCGGGGATGGAAATATGGTTTCAACTCTCCGTTCAAGGCGGATGTCTACTTTGTGAGCAAGAAGAATTTTCCAAATTTAAAATGGGGAACTAAAAACCCGATTACTCTGGAGGATCAGCGCTTTGGCTTCGTGGAATTCCGCGCGTTCGGTAATTATTCAATGAAAGTAGACGACGGGCCAAAGTTTTTCCGTGAAATTGCTGGCACGAATCCGGATTTTGACACTGCAAAGATCCAGGAACAATTACGCACCTGGGTAGTTCGGGAGATCACCGATGCCCTTGGTGAGAGCGGTATTCCCATCGAAAAAATTGCCGGAAGCGTTAATGAACTTTCCGATCTGGTACAATCTAAGGTGGGCAACCGGTTTGATACCTACGGGCTCAAGGTGACAGATCTTTCAGTAGAAAACGTGAGCATGCCGGAGGAACTCAAGAAAGAAATATTCGAGTTGAGCCGTCTGAGCAAAATTGACATCAACAAACTTGCGCAAATGAAAGCCGCCAAGAGCATTGAGACGGCGGCACAGAACCAGGGCGCCATGGGCGGTGCCATGGGAATGGGCATGGGATTCGGCATGGGAAATATGATGGCGAATGTGATGGGAGGCATGATGAATCCCCAGCAACAACAGAACACCAATATGCCACCTCCTCCGCCGGTGCTTCAGTTTTTTGTAGCGGTGAACGGGCAGCAATCAGGACCATTCACAATGGAACAGCTTGGCCAGGCTGCTACGGCCGGACAATTCAAAAAAGAATCATTGGTATGGAAAGCCGGCATGTCAGGCTGGCTCCCGGCAGAACAGGTTCCGGAACTGGCTGCTGTTTTCAATCAGGTACCCCCCCCACCCCCTCCTCCCGCAGGATGA
- a CDS encoding NAD(P)/FAD-dependent oxidoreductase has translation MDKRRIAVVGGGAAGFFGALQIIENEPNIEVTIYEAGQRLLNKVRVSGGGRCNVTHQCTDPSLLVDYYPRGNKELRQVFSRFCVEDLVNWFEKKGVRLHTEPDGRMFPATNQSQTIVNFFLDAAGKSGIRVRREFKVVRIGKENGMFQIYSQGGEVENADRVLFTTGGNTTPAHFDVLRNLGVSIVEPVPSLFTFNIPDRGLNSLMGVTVPEAIISLPEPGLEAAGPLLVTHWGLSGPAVLKLSASAARILSACNYRCSVHVRWTDSILLEERIASGAGTQMKNIITGLPSRLWEYLLKRTAIDPLKRAADLSKADKSVLRNVIERDEYMMEGKTTFREEFVTCGGVSLKEVNMKTMESRQVPGLFFAGEVLDIDGFTGGFNFQAAWSTAYVAAMGVISSKSVNLP, from the coding sequence ATGGATAAACGCCGCATTGCAGTTGTAGGAGGAGGTGCAGCTGGCTTTTTCGGAGCATTGCAGATAATTGAAAATGAGCCGAATATAGAGGTAACGATTTATGAAGCAGGTCAGCGGCTTCTCAATAAGGTCCGGGTCAGCGGAGGGGGTAGATGCAATGTAACCCACCAGTGTACGGACCCTTCTCTTCTGGTCGACTATTATCCGAGAGGAAACAAGGAATTACGGCAGGTTTTTTCAAGATTCTGCGTCGAGGACCTGGTGAACTGGTTCGAAAAAAAGGGAGTGCGCCTTCACACAGAGCCTGACGGCAGAATGTTTCCGGCTACCAACCAGTCTCAAACCATTGTCAATTTTTTTCTCGATGCGGCCGGGAAGTCGGGAATCCGGGTGCGGAGGGAATTTAAAGTGGTGCGCATCGGGAAGGAGAATGGAATGTTCCAAATTTACTCACAGGGAGGAGAAGTGGAAAATGCAGATAGGGTTTTATTCACAACGGGGGGCAACACCACGCCGGCACATTTTGATGTCCTGCGAAATCTTGGGGTGAGCATAGTGGAGCCCGTACCGTCATTGTTTACATTTAATATTCCGGATCGGGGCTTGAATAGCCTAATGGGCGTTACGGTTCCGGAAGCAATCATTTCTCTGCCTGAACCGGGATTGGAAGCCGCCGGCCCACTGCTTGTTACTCATTGGGGTCTGTCAGGTCCGGCGGTACTGAAGCTATCCGCCTCCGCCGCCCGCATCCTGAGTGCCTGTAACTATCGCTGTTCGGTTCACGTTCGCTGGACGGATAGCATATTGCTCGAGGAGCGAATAGCTTCAGGGGCGGGAACTCAGATGAAGAATATTATTACCGGTCTGCCTTCCCGGTTGTGGGAGTACCTTCTGAAGCGGACTGCGATAGACCCTTTAAAACGGGCTGCTGATTTAAGTAAGGCAGACAAAAGTGTGCTGCGAAATGTCATAGAAAGGGATGAATACATGATGGAAGGAAAGACCACATTTAGGGAAGAATTTGTTACCTGCGGAGGGGTCTCATTGAAAGAGGTAAATATGAAAACAATGGAAAGCCGCCAGGTGCCCGGGCTATTCTTCGCCGGGGAGGTACTGGATATTGACGGGTTTACCGGAGGGTTTAATTTCCAGGCGGCCTGGAGTACAGCCTATGTAGCCGCTATGGGTGTTATTAGCTCAAAATCAGTAAATTTGCCCTGA
- a CDS encoding PD40 domain-containing protein, producing MTRKIIFLMLVSLFLTPALVQAQKKGFLKTASDKRDFDEAELLFMNGDYDNALKTYEKMERNYPNEPYLIYKVGCCNVFVDGGFTKAIENLSKLDRKKFRKTDLLYYLGRAYHLDYRFEEAIALLNEYRQSKWASAKLKLDAERVIKYCQNGIELMKNPGKATVKNLEGPLNTSGSEYVPVLNMEENIMYFTYRGEKSVGGKQVVPDVPDENGDYFEDIFTSRKTADGWTSPEPLSDSVNTTGHDANISLSADGLKLFMFMNPSHDPGQIAYTFKDSTGWIRPRLLKGDIESGAWEGSVCLSFDEKMLFFASERSGGEGKKDIYIAFKDAGDKWNKVKGLGKTINTEADEDAPFLHPNGLFLIFASNGRNSMGGYDLFYSEMTADSNWSEPVNLGYPINTPGDDIYFHLSLSGKRGYYSSDRKGGYGKQDLYLIENPFDKKFAVQVVQGVVTVDDLPAQVEVLVYNSSTGALVKTLLSDPTTGRYFIYLPRGAKYEVKFKYKDLISDKNYLNTIEIQDYTETNWPIKLYTEEYRKRMLQKQDSIMTVSDTIVEKTLNFQEVLILYGDKSAEGLVFKVQVGAFSNAKNFDKKQASRLGKVENTVLSDGITRFTVGTFNTLNKAQNFKSKAVKAGIDDAFITAIYKGERVYLKQIVHLLSGQK from the coding sequence ATGACCAGGAAAATTATTTTCTTGATGCTCGTTTCCCTGTTCCTCACCCCGGCTCTGGTGCAGGCACAGAAAAAGGGCTTCCTGAAAACGGCTTCAGATAAGCGCGATTTTGACGAAGCGGAGTTGCTTTTCATGAACGGTGATTATGATAATGCGCTCAAGACCTACGAAAAAATGGAGCGGAATTACCCCAACGAACCCTATTTGATCTATAAGGTAGGGTGTTGCAATGTTTTTGTCGACGGAGGATTTACAAAGGCCATCGAAAACCTGAGCAAACTGGACCGAAAGAAATTCAGAAAAACGGACCTGCTCTATTATCTGGGAAGGGCCTATCATCTTGATTACCGCTTTGAGGAGGCGATAGCACTCTTGAATGAATACAGGCAGAGTAAATGGGCCTCGGCTAAGTTGAAGTTGGATGCTGAACGTGTTATTAAATATTGCCAGAACGGGATAGAGTTGATGAAGAATCCAGGGAAGGCAACGGTAAAAAACTTGGAAGGACCATTGAATACATCCGGCAGCGAGTATGTGCCGGTGCTTAATATGGAGGAGAACATCATGTATTTTACCTACCGGGGAGAAAAATCCGTAGGTGGCAAGCAGGTGGTGCCGGATGTTCCTGACGAAAACGGAGATTATTTCGAGGACATTTTTACCTCCCGCAAAACAGCTGACGGATGGACAAGCCCTGAACCTTTGTCCGATTCTGTAAATACCACAGGTCACGATGCAAATATTTCGCTCTCAGCAGACGGACTGAAACTTTTTATGTTCATGAATCCTTCCCATGATCCCGGACAGATCGCTTACACATTTAAGGACTCTACAGGATGGATCCGTCCCCGCTTGTTGAAGGGTGATATTGAGAGCGGCGCCTGGGAAGGAAGTGTGTGTCTTTCTTTTGACGAAAAAATGCTATTCTTTGCTTCCGAACGCAGCGGAGGCGAAGGTAAAAAGGATATCTATATCGCTTTCAAGGATGCCGGCGATAAATGGAATAAAGTAAAAGGCCTGGGAAAAACTATTAATACGGAAGCAGATGAAGATGCGCCATTTCTTCATCCGAACGGACTTTTCCTCATATTCGCTTCCAACGGAAGAAACAGCATGGGCGGATATGATCTTTTTTATTCCGAGATGACTGCGGACAGCAACTGGTCAGAGCCTGTAAACCTTGGCTATCCCATCAATACTCCTGGAGATGATATTTACTTTCATCTTTCCCTTAGCGGAAAACGCGGCTATTACTCGTCCGACCGTAAGGGCGGATATGGTAAACAGGATCTCTACCTGATTGAGAACCCCTTTGATAAGAAATTTGCTGTACAGGTGGTGCAAGGTGTGGTAACTGTGGATGATCTTCCGGCGCAGGTAGAAGTTCTGGTGTATAATTCCAGCACAGGCGCTTTGGTGAAAACACTGCTCTCCGATCCCACCACCGGCCGGTATTTCATTTACCTACCCCGCGGTGCTAAATATGAGGTGAAGTTCAAGTACAAGGATCTGATCTCCGACAAGAATTATCTGAATACGATAGAAATCCAGGATTACACGGAAACCAATTGGCCAATCAAACTGTACACGGAGGAATACCGGAAGAGAATGCTTCAAAAGCAGGACAGCATAATGACGGTTTCTGATACGATTGTGGAAAAGACACTGAACTTCCAGGAGGTGCTCATTCTGTATGGCGACAAAAGTGCTGAAGGACTGGTATTCAAGGTTCAGGTAGGAGCCTTCAGTAATGCAAAGAATTTCGACAAAAAGCAGGCTTCCAGGCTCGGCAAGGTGGAGAATACGGTGCTGTCCGACGGAATTACCCGTTTCACTGTGGGTACCTTCAATACGCTGAACAAAGCACAAAATTTTAAAAGCAAAGCGGTAAAGGCAGGCATAGACGATGCCTTTATTACGGCTATTTATAAAGGAGAAAGAGTCTACCTGAAGCAGATTGTGCATCTGCTTTCCGGTCAGAAGTAA